The following proteins are co-located in the Pyricularia oryzae 70-15 chromosome 1, whole genome shotgun sequence genome:
- a CDS encoding glycoprotein endopeptidase kae-1: MFESSSPSKVVCCGSGHIVGLRPCLPQITTQTIKSLFGTPRPGTGQTRKVTGEAPGTSGSGPEGPTQEESRKPKPREDKASSAAPETPFSSSASPPATTMAIPSNPAKRRRIALGCEGSANKLGIGIIAHPPEGEVGDPVVLSNVRDTFVSPPGTGFLPKDTAAHHRSFFVRVAQQAIRDAGVTVAEVDCICYTKGPGMGAPLTSTAIGARTLALLWDKPLVGVNHCVGHIEMGRAITGADNPVVLYVSGGNTQVIAYAEQRYRIFGETLDIAVGNCLDRFARTLKISNDPAPGYNIEQLAKQGSVLLDLPYAVKGMDCSFSGILTRADELAAQMVAKPDLFTPADLCFTLQETVFAMLVEITERAMAHVGSTQVLIVGGVGSNERLQQMMGAMAKDRGGSVYATDERFCIDNGIMIAHAGLLAYETGFRTPLEESTCTQRFRTDEVHVKWRD, translated from the coding sequence ATGTTCGAGTCGTCAAGTCCCAGCAAGGTGGTTTGCTGTGGCAGCGGTCACATCGTGGGGTTGCGCCCGTGTCTGCCGCAGATCACGACCCAGACTATCAAGTCACTATTTGGCACTCCGAGGCCTGGGACCGGACAAACCCGCAAAGTCACGGGTGAGGCCCCAGGGACTTCTGGGTCCGGACCGGAAGGTCCCACACAGGAGGAGAGCAGAAAACCTAAGCCCCGGGAGGATAAGGCATCATCAGCCGCCCCCGAAACCCCCTTTTCTTCATCCGCATCACCACCGGCTACAACAATGGCCATCCCATCAAACCCTGCCAAGCGCCGCCGTATCGCCCTCGGATGCGAAGGCAGCGCAAACAAGTTGGGCATCGGCATCATCGCCCACCCGCCCGAAGGTGAGGTTGGCGACCCGGTGGTGCTCTCCAACGTCCGGGACACCTTCGTCTCTCCCCCGGGGACGGGCTTCCTGCCCAAGGATACGGCGGCGCACCACCGCTCCTTCTTCGTCCGGGTGGCACAGCAGGCCATCCGGGACGCGGGCGTCACGGTGGCCGAGGTCGACTGCATTTGCTATACAAAGGGGCCGGGGATGGGGGCGCCTCTGACGAGCACTGCCATCGGCGCCCGCACGCTCGCCCTGCTCTGGGACAAGCCGCTCGTGGGCGTCAACCACTGCGTCGGCCACATCGAGATGGGCCGCGCCATCACGGGCGCCGACAACCCCGTCGTGCTGTACGTCAGCGGAGGCAACACGCAGGTCATCGCGTACGCCGAGCAGCGGTACCGCATCTTTGGCGAGACGCTTGACATCGCCGTCGGCAACTGCCTTGACCGCTTCGCCCGCACCTTGAAAATCAGTAACGACCCGGCACCCGGCTACAACATTGAGCAGCTGGCCAAGCAGGGCTCTGTGCTCCTGGACCTTCCCTACGCCGTCAAGGGCATGGACTGCTCCTTCTCGGGTATCCTGACTCGCgccgacgagctggccgCCCAGATGGTAGCCAAGCCGGACCTTTTCACCCCCGCCGATCTGTGCTTCACTCTGCAGGAGACCGTCTTTGCCATGCTAGTCGAGATCACGGAACGCGCCATGGCCCATGTTGGTAGCACGCAGGTTCTCATCGTCGGTGGCGTGGGATCTAACGAGAGGCTGCAGCAGATGATGGGAGCCATGGCTAAAGACCGCGGCGGCAGCGTCTACGCCACGGATGAACGATTCTGCATCGACAACGGAATCATGATAGCACATGCCGGTCTCCTCGCTTACGAGACTGGTTTCAGGACACCATTAGAAGAAAGCACATGTACGCAAAGGTTCAGGACAGACGAGGTGCACGTCAAATGGAGAGATTAG
- a CDS encoding 40S ribosomal protein S9 translates to MTTPRAGLALLRGCTRTRRIQWQSLEKGLQALSITPARATIRASSTQAEPMNPADAATKGIAMITHARPLPVSPSYFTLSARFNDDFIKIQNLYRRFQHVPHAPPDKVPRVAWRKFQDYRAFCGEAVRASHYSECIAMAKHLHKIHPDLKSEEVVQALHPFKRDINAHGNAVRTIPIDKFGRALGTGRRKTSVARAWVVEGSGEIIINGKSLAEAFGRVHDRESAIWALRASQRLDKYNVWALVEGGGPTGQAEAMTLAVAKALMAHEPALKPALRRAGCVTRDPRMVERKKPGHVKARKMPAWVKR, encoded by the exons ATGACCACTCCAAGGGCCGGTCTGGCCTTGTTAAGAGGCTGCACTAGAACACGAAGGATACAATGGCAGTCTCTTGAAAAGGGCCTCCAGGCCCTCAGCATTACGCCGGCACGAGCCACGATTCGAGCATCATCGACCCAGGCGGAACCAATGAACCCAGCAGATGCGGCTACCAAAGGAATAGCAATGATTACGCATGCCCGTCCTCTCCCTGTGTCACCATCCTACTTCACCCTTTCAGCAAGGTTCAATGACGACTTCATCAAGATCCAGAACCTGTACCGCCGCTTCCAACACGTTCCTCACGCACCCCCCGACAAGGTCCCACGCGTAGCATGGCGAAAGTTCCAGGACTACCGCGCATTTTGCGGTGAGGCGGTGCGCGCCAGCCACTACAGTGAATGTATCGCCATGGCGAAGCATCTGCACAAGATCCACCCGGACCTGAAAAGCGAAGAGGTCGTCCAGGCTCTACACCCGTTCAAGCGTGATATCAACGCACACGGAAACGCCGTTCGCACCATTCCCATCGACAAGTTCGGTCGAGCCCTGGGTACCGGCAGGAGGAAGACGTCGGTTGCTCGTGCCTGGGTCGTTGAGGGTTCAGGAGAGATTATTATCAACGGCAAGAGCTTGGCGGAGGCTTTCGGTCGTGTTCATGACCGCGAGAGCGCCATCTGGGCCCTGCGGGCTTCTCAGAGGCTGGACAAGTATAACGTTTGGGCATTGGTGGAGGGCGGCGGCCCGACTGGTCAGGCAGAGGCGATGACGCTGGCGGTCGCCAAAGCTTTGATGGCTCACGAGCCCGCTCTCAAGCCGGCATTGCGGAGAG CCGGTTGTGTGACCCGTGACCCGAGGATGGTCGAGAGAAAGAAGCCCGGTCACGTCAAGGCTAGGAAGATGCCTGCTTGGGTTAAGCGTTAA
- a CDS encoding calcineurin subunit B: MGNTTSNVLDGIVQSSNFDREEVDRLRKRFMKLDKDNSGTIERDEFLSLPQISSNPLATRMIAIFDEDGGGDVDFQEFVSGLSAFSSKGNKEQKLRFAFKVYDIDRDGYISNGELFIVLKMMVGSNLKDQQLQQIVDKTIMEADLDGDGKISFEEFTKMVENTDVSISMTLDQF; encoded by the exons ATGGGCAACACGACCAGCAATGTGCTGGACGGCATAGTCCAAAGCTCCAACT TCGATAGGGAAGAAGTTGACAGGCTGAGGAAGAGGTTTATGAAGCTTGACAAG GACAACTCGGGCACTATCGAACGCGATGAGTTTCTCAGTCTCCCTCAGATCTCCTCAAATCCCCTTGCCACACG AATGATTGCCATCTTCGAcgaggacggcggcggcgatgtgGACTTTCAAGAATTCGTGTCAGGACTGAGCGCCTTCTCGAGCAAGGGCAACAAGGAACAGAAGCTGCGCTTCGCCTTCAAAGTCTACGACATTGACAGAGACGGTTATATCAGCAACGGTGAACTCTTCATTGTGCTCAAGATGATGGTCGGCTCAAACTTGAAGGAccagcagctgcagcagaTTGTCGACAAGACCATTATGGAGGCGGACCTGGACGGTGATGGCAAGATCAGCTTTGAGGAGTTCACCAAGATGGTTGAAAACACCGACGTCAGCATAAGCATGACGCTAG ACCAATTCTAA
- a CDS encoding ABC1 protein produces the protein MRLADIVLDLAAIASASRSVASKHVALRARQINRFGKSSSLTTRPTTAAPSTSASASEPAKAQTVTTAPATTDNAARAPIPKAAETAARVQPSSDAGQDAGGAAAVLGRDRPVAPWATRDGLFALAPRTPRRSLFESAPAKLGEVDATTAEGMPEGININIFQTSRGSKILESLKSDADVDNGATKDATRITDTKEGAKASESTRFESLAAEEPKRESELTNKPLQSPEASEMRSTTKAYAADPVTFTPPPVSTPKSSPAAENVVQDSAPAASGYQLRESKVPATRLSRIWNYGGLAAGMLGGALTESISRGFGGGTSGTSAMLSPANMERLVSKLSRMRGAALKMGQMLSFQDAKMLPGPIREVLQRVQDRADYMPAWQRDRVLATNLGSEWRDLFETFEEKPIAAASIGQVHRATLKPQEEGSMPVEVAVKIQFPGVADSINSDLDNLAMLLAATKLLPKGLYLDKTIANARTELAWECDYEREAECAQRYRTLLAGDEDAVFAVPRVFPAASGKQVLTMEFMHGIGVTRGIHSFTQEQRDRIGTHILRLCLREITEFRFMQTDPNWTNFLYNAETGRLELLDFGASREYPERFVSLYVRLLYAASKGDREGVRVLSEELGYLTGHESRVMLDAHTQSVLTLAEPFLESAPELYDFRDQTITERVKSFIPVMIKERLAPPPEETYSLHRKLSGAFLLCARLGSKVRCREMFTKSVKKSGLVPEV, from the coding sequence ATGAGGCTCGCCGACATTGTTCTCGAcctcgccgccatcgccAGCGCCTCGCGCTCGGTGGCGTCGAAGCATGTCGCCCTCCGTGCCAGGCAGATCAATCGCTTCGGCAAGAGCTCGAGCTTGACCACACGTCCGACGACCGCAGCTCCCTCAACCTCCGCCTCGGCATCCGAGCCAGCCAAAGCCCAAACAGTCACCACGGCACCGGCAACGACCGACAATGCGGCCCGGGCGCCTATCCCCAAAGCGGCAGAAACTGCGGCGCGTGTTCAGCCCAGTTCGGATGCCGGACAGGATGCAGGCGGTGCTGCCGCTGTATTGGGTCGAGATAGACCAGTCGCGCCATGGGCGACCCGTGATGGCCTCTTTGCTTTAGCACCCAGAACCCCCAGGAGGTCCCTTTTCGAGTCCGCGCCGGCGAAGCTGGGGGAGGTGGATGCAACTACCGCGGAGGGGATGCCGGAAGGCATTAATATCAACATATTCCAGACATCAAGGGGATCCAAAATACTCGAATCTCTAAAGTCAGATGCAGATGTGGACAATGGTGCGACGAAGGACGCTACTAGGATCACAGACACTAAGGAGGGCGCAAAGGCTTCCGAGAGCACCCGGTTCGAAAGCTTGGCGGCAGAGGAGCCTAAGAGGGAGTCCGAACTAACGAACAAACCACTGCAAAGCCCAGAAGCGTCGGAAATGAGAAGCACAACGAAGGCGTATGCTGCTGATCCGGTCACATTTACACCTCCGCCCGTATCCACCCCGAAATCATCACCCGCCGCTGAAAATGTGGTACAAGACTCGGCTCCGGCAGCCTCCGGCTACCAGCTCCGTGAGTCAAAAGTGCCCGCCACCCGGCTCAGCCGCATCTGGAACTATGGTGGTCTCGCGGCCGGCATGCTGGGGGGCGCACTGACTGAGTCCATAAGCCGCGGCTTCGGTGGCGGCACGTCTGGAACTTCAGCAATGCTGAGCCCCGCCAATATGGAGCGCTTGGTATCCAAACTGTCGCGCATGCGCGGAGCTGCTCTCAAGATGGGCCAGATGCTCTCGTTCCAAGACGCCAAGATGCTCCCGGGTCCGATCCGAGAGGTGCTGCAGCGCGTGCAGGACAGGGCGGACTACATGCCCGCATGGCAGCGCGACCGAGTGCTGGCCACAAACCTTGGTTCTGAGTGGAGAGACCTTTTTGAGACCTTTGAAGAGAAGCCCATCGCTGCCGCCTCGATAGGTCAGGTTCACCGTGCGACTCTCAAACCGCAGGAGGAGGGTAGCATGCCTGTGGAGGTGGCAGTCAAGATCCAATTCCCTGGCGTGGCCGACAGCATTAACTCGGACCTGGACAACTTGGCGATGCTGCTAGCCGCGACGAAGCTACTACCAAAGGGGCTGTACCTCGACAAGACCATCGCCAACGCGCGCACGGAGCTTGCCTGGGAGTGCGACTATGAGCGCGAGGCCGAGTGCGCCCAGCGCTACCGCACGCTGCTCGCTGGGGACGAAGATGCTGTGTTTGCCGTGCCGCGGGTTTTCCCCGCTGCCTCGGGGAAACAGGTGCTGACGATGGAGTTTATGCACGGCATCGGCGTCACGCGGGGCATTCATTCCTTCACCCAGGAGCAGCGCGACCGCATCGGGACCCACATTCTGCGGCTGTGCCTGCGCGAGATAACCGAGTTCCGCTTCATGCAGACGGACCCCAACTGGACCAACTTCCTGTACAACGCCGAGACGGGCCGCCTCGAGCTGCTCGACTTTGGCGCCTCGCGCGAGTACCCGGAGCGGTTCGTGTCTCTGTACGTCAGGCTGCTGTACGCGGCGTCCAAGGGCGACCGGGAAGGCGTGCGCGTCTTGTCCGAAGAGCTCGGGTACCTGACGGGCCATGAGAGCAGGGTGATGCTGGACGCGCACACGCAGTCGGTGCTGACTCTTGCCGAGCCTTTCCTCGAGTCCGCGCCGGAGTTGTACGACTTCCGCGACCAGACAATCACCGAGCGGGTCAAGAGCTTCATCCCCGTCATGATCAAGgagcgcctcgcgcctcCGCCGGAGGAGACTTACAGTCTTCATCGGAAACTGAGTGGAGCATTTCTTTTGTGTGCCAGGCTTGGGAGCAAGGTGAGGTGCCGGGAGATGTTCACCAAGAGCGTCAAGAAATCCGGGCTTGTGCCTGAAGTCTGA
- a CDS encoding NIF domain-containing protein: protein MRYVGICKFATLHSTIPASAWARRLGRSPHGFLPYVKATVPAVHLAHTRPVTGFIFATVNRRAPELYPPVVHPKAETEAGVKGRGKGKKKKANQMAKSKAKKEANAHSQPAACVSVGAFIGGKSKSKVGKLSKKQRKRVAAAAAAMPSQMQADSTGPHGTSSQGSALSESAQPYPASAWNNGTLRMGGGNFEVDQNGFPTDASSPFPGLNPPTGNFGTLGFNPLAPPFTQQLPRGLPRGRGGSHQTPISTRNERRQKNHGKHDQQKITLPPSAASGGVPNPTPEYLNLASEKPIRLESPKPILIVLDLNGTLLFRPSRNPQAFVARPHALTFLNYLLSRFWVAVWSSAQPANVGAMIDNLIKDKEQRDRLVAIWGRDRFGLSSHDYAQRVQVYKRLTRLWVDPDVAASHPGIAQGERWDQSNTILVDDSTEKARSEPHNLVRVPEFVGDLNESPEVLPQVHDYLNELSFQRNVSSYMRATPFVMQ from the coding sequence ATGCGATATGTGGGGATTTGCAAGTTTGCAACGCTCCATAGTACAATACCGGCAAGTGCCTGGGCCAGGCGCCTAGGTCGTTCTCCTCACGGCTTTTTACCTTACGTAAAGGCTACTGTACCGGCCGTTCACCTAGCCCACACCCGCCCAGTAACTGGGTTCATCTTCGCTACAGTTAATAGACGGGCGCCGGAGCTGTATCCGCCCGTTGTGCATCCCAAGGCAGAGACTGAGGCAGGGGTAAAGGGTCGGggcaaaggaaagaaaaagaaggccaATCAGATGGCCAAGTCCAAGGCCAAAAAGGAGGCAAATGCTCACAGCCAACCTGCTGCTTGTGTTTCCGTCGGAGCCTTCATTGGCGGGAAATCTAAATCCAAGGTGGGAAAACTCTCAAAGaaacaaaggaaaagagttgccgccgccgccgccgccatgccTTCACAAATGCAGGCCGACTCTACTGGACCTCATGGGACATCCTCCCAAGGCTCAGCTCTCTCAGAGTCCGCTCAGCCTTATCCAGCCTCGGCTTGGAACAATGGCACGTTGCGTATGGGTGGGGGAAACTTTGAGGTTGATCAGAACGGGTTTCCTACGGACGCCTCCAGCCCATTTCCAGGACTCAACCCACCGACGGGCAACTTTGGAACTCTTGGTTTCAACCCACTGGCACCTCCTTTCACACAGCAACTCCCTCGGGGATTACCCCGAGGCCGTGGAGGCTCACACCAGACGCCCATTTCAACGAGAAATGAAAGGAGACAGAAGAACCATGGCAAACATGACCAGCAGAAGATAACTCTGCCGCCCTCGGCCGCATCGGGCGGTGTCCCAAATCCCACCCCGGAGTACCTGAATCTCGCTTCCGAGAAGCCAATCCGCCTCGAAAGCCCCAAGCCGATATTGATCGTCCTGGACCTCAACGGCACCCTCCTCTTCCGCCCTTCCCGGAATCCACAGGCCTTCGTCGCCCGACCGCACGCTCTGACCTTCCTCAACTACCTCCTCTCGCGCTTCTGGGTCGCCGTCTGGTCCTCGGCCCAACCAGCCAACGTCGGCGCCATGATCGACAACCTGATCAAGGACAAGGAGCAGCGGGACCGTCTCGTCGCCATCTGGGGCAGGGACAGGTTTGGGCTCAGCAGCCACGACTACGCTCAGCGCGTCCAGGTCTACAAGCGGCTCACCCGACTGTGGGTGGATCCAGAcgttgccgcctcgcatcCCGGCATTGCCCAGGGCGAGCGCTGGGACCAGAGCAACACCATCCTCGTCGACGACTCAACCGAGAAGGCTCGTAGCGAGCCGCACAACCTCGTCCGCGTGCCCGAGTTTGTCGGCGACCTCAATGAATCCCCCGAGGTTCTACCCCAGGTTCACGACTACCTCAACGAGCTCAGCTTCCAGAGGAATGTCAGTAGTTATATGCGTGCCACACCTTTTGTCATGCAGTGA
- a CDS encoding elongation factor 1-gamma: MSFGKLYTYEKNPRSTAILAVAKANDTPLEVVNVDQEKNIPADYTSINKLGKVPTFVGADGYVLYECIAIAVYVTSQNEKTTLLGKTKQDYASILKWMSFFNQEILPHMGAWYRPLLGKDQYNKKSVEDASKRALKAISVVEEYLRDNTFLVGERITLADLFSVGIIARGFEFFFDTKWRQEYPNVTRWYTTVYDQPIYSAVAPKLELLETPALTNTPPKKAEQPKKEAKPAAAPAAAAEEDDEPKPQPKPKHPCDLLPKAAVPIDEWKRQYSNNPVPQAMEWFWKNMDLTKDYSIWKVEYKYNNELGVPFMSCNLIGGFEQRLEGSRKQLMGSASVYGDGHGSFIQGAFVIRGQEHEPVFNVAPDWESYTFTKLDPNNEEDRKYVRDEWEWERTVVKDGKEYPHYDGKVFK; encoded by the exons ATGTCTTTCGGAAAGCTTTACACCTACGAG AAAAACCCGAGGTCGACTGCGATCCTCGCGGTTGCAAAGGCCAACGACACTCCCCTCGAGGTTGTCAACGTCGACCAGGAGAAGAACATTCCTGCCGACTACACCAGCATCAACAAGCTGGGCAAGGTCCCTACCTTTGTTGGCGCTGATGGCTACGTTCTCTACGAGTGCATTGCCATTGCTGTCTACG TGACCTCGCAGAACGAGAAGACCACCCTCTTGGGCAAGACTAAGCAGGA CTATGCCTCTATCCTCAAGTGGATGTCTTTCTTCAACCAGGAGATCCTCCCCCACATGGGTGCCTGGTACCGCCCTCTCCTGGGCAAGGACCAGTACAACAAGAAGTCTGTTGAGGACGCTTCCAAGCGTGCCCTCAAGGCCATCTCTGTCGTTGAAGAGTACCTGAGGGACAACACCTTCCTTGTTGGCGAGCGCATCACCCTGGCCGATCTGTTCTCCGTTGGCATCATCGCCCGCGGCTTCGAGTTCTTCTTTGACACCAAGTGGCGCCAGGAGTACCCCAATGTTACCAGGTGGTACACCACCGTCTACGACCAGCCCATCTACTCGGCTGTTGCCCCCAAGCTGGAGCTCCTGGAGACTCCTGCCCTCACCAACACTCCCCCTAAGAAGGCCGAGCAGCCCAAGAAGGAGGCCAAGCCTGCTGCCGcccccgccgctgctgccgaggaggacgatgagCCCAAGCCCCAGCCCAAGCCCAAGCACCCCTGTGACCTCCTGCCCAAGGCCGCCGTTCCTATTGATGAGTGGAAGCGCCAATACTCCAACAACCCTGTGCCCCAGGCCATGGAGTGGTTCTGGAAGAACATGGACCTTACCAAGGATTACTCCATTTGGAAGGTCGAGTACAAGTATAACAACGAGCTGGGCGTTCCTTTCATGTCTTGCAACCTGATCGGTGGCTTCGAGCAGCGCCTTGAGGGCTCTCGCAAGCAGCTCATGGGCTCTGCCTCCGTCTACGGTGACGGCCACGGATCCTTTATCCAGGGTGCCTTCGTCATTCGTGGACAGGAGCACGAGCCCGTCTTCAACGTCGCCCCCGACTGGGAGTCGTACACCTTCACCAAGTTGGATCCCAACAACGAGGAGGACCGCAAATACGTCAGGGACGAGTGGGAGTGGGAGCGCACCGTCGTCAAGGACGGCAAGGAGTACCCACACTACGATGGCAAGGTCTTCAAGTGA
- a CDS encoding rRNA biogenesis protein RRP36, which yields MELSGRKRKAAFDPERRVKVRRRDVEKADAWEPPSEDEQDARSSSPAEESDQGQEEDDVDEEDEEESGASEPEDDREAQLSFGARLRLSQKRQKPKPKGSTEQDPSDAQEPSWRGREARQGNAKTVSKAAASASAPGRKTKSAPEEMSSKRPVSRYREVVKPPPNARPKPRDVRFEQELTGEDYQRFRRNYAFLDEYRNDEMAKLREIIARKKGVTPADREDAKLKLRKMEDEKRSQDRKDREHELMREHKKKEKELVKQGKKPFFLKKSEQKKLLLMDKYAGMSKGQVDKAIEKKRKKVAGKEKKQLPFARRAME from the exons ATGGAACTCTCAGGGCGCAAAAGAAAGGCCGCCTTTGACCCCGAACGAAGGGTCAAGGTGAGGAGGCGCGATGTTGAAAAAGCAGATGCTTGGGAGCCCCCATCAGAAGATGAACAG GACGCTCGCTCCTCTTCGCCCGCAGAGGAATCTGATCAGGGCcaggaggaggatgatgtCGACGAGGAAGATGAGGAGGAATCAGGCGCTTCAGAGCCTGAAGATGACCGCGAGGCTCAGTTATCATTTGGGGCTCGGCTACGTCTAAGtcaaaaaaggcaaaaaccCAAGCCGAAAGGCTCAACCGAGCAAGACCCCTCTGATGCTCAGGAGCCATCCTGGAGAGGTCGGGAGGCTCGACAGGGCAACGCCAAGACGGTGTCCAAGGCagccgcctccgcctccGCGCCGGGCCGCAAAACCAAGAGCGCGCCCGAGGAAATGTCCTCCAAGCGGCCCGTATCCCGATACCGCGAGGTGGTCAAGCCGCCGCCCAACGCGCGACCGAAGCCGCGCGACGTGCGGTTCGAGCAGGAGCTGACGGGCGAGGACTACCAGCGGTTCCGCCGCAACTACGCCTTCCTGGACGAGTACCGGAACGACGAGATGGCCAAGCTGCGGGAGATAATTGCGCGGAAGAAGGGCGTCACGCCCGCAGATCGCGAGGACGCCAAGCTGAAGCTGCGCAAGATGGAGGACGAGAAGCGCTCGCAGGATCGCAAGGACCGCGAGCATGAGCTGATGCGCGAgcacaagaagaaggagaaggagctCGTCAAGCAGGGCAAGAAGCCCTTCTTCCTGAAGAAGTCTGAGCAGAAGAAGCTGTTGCTCATGGACAAGTATGCGGGAATGAGCAAGGGCCAGGTCGACAAGGCCATcgagaagaagaggaagaaggttgctggcaaggagaagaagcagTTACCGTTTGCAAGGAGGGCAATGGAATAG